A window of Myxococcus xanthus contains these coding sequences:
- a CDS encoding Uma2 family endonuclease, protein MIQELSAITVREERDTGMGHETKRPATYEDLVALPEHQVGQIIDGELIAQPRPTSRHARATTRLGGELYGPFERGRGGPGGWYFLDEPELHFGADVLVPDLAGWRRDRMPEVPDTPYFTLSPDWVCEVLSPSTAAVDRSSKRRIYAREGVGHVWLVDPQARTLEVFRLSGGRWLELGTWSDDERVRAEPFEAVELELGVLWLPEANAK, encoded by the coding sequence ATGATTCAGGAGCTGTCGGCCATCACGGTGAGAGAGGAACGGGACACGGGAATGGGCCACGAGACGAAGCGCCCGGCGACCTACGAGGACCTGGTGGCGCTGCCGGAACACCAGGTGGGGCAGATTATCGACGGGGAGCTCATCGCTCAGCCGAGGCCGACGAGTCGACATGCGCGGGCCACCACCCGGCTGGGTGGTGAGCTGTACGGCCCTTTCGAACGGGGACGCGGCGGGCCTGGAGGTTGGTATTTCCTGGATGAGCCGGAGCTGCACTTCGGCGCGGATGTCCTGGTGCCAGACCTGGCGGGCTGGCGCCGCGACCGGATGCCGGAAGTCCCGGATACGCCTTACTTCACGCTGTCACCGGACTGGGTCTGCGAGGTGCTGTCGCCTTCCACGGCGGCCGTGGACCGCTCGAGCAAGAGGCGCATCTACGCGCGGGAGGGCGTCGGGCACGTCTGGCTCGTGGACCCTCAGGCGCGGACACTGGAGGTGTTCCGGCTGAGCGGGGGACGGTGGCTCGAACTGGGCACGTGGTCAGACGACGAGCGCGTCCGCGCCGAGCCCTTTGAAGCGGTGGAGTTGGAGCTCGGCGTGTTGTGGTTGCCGGAGGCGAACGCGAAGTGA
- a CDS encoding carboxypeptidase-like regulatory domain-containing protein codes for MMKKHLVMAVVPFLAFGCGDDLVDADGDGIADGVREPDTVTVVTPANPKGTVSGQVLSTDLRPLTEVTVEMTIGSSAEPVSTVSDAKGNFTYKNVPAGSHVLLTFSKAGYATLRATAQVPSSAGNVPINNGNASFGPITLARLDGTLNFLVVTPQGRPAAGARATLEATPAGAISNGDESSSMVSSVVVEATANEQGLLTFTGIPSASELARLRNGNGEYRLWVSPIDANGDGVPETGGYVNTYYGAEVVANSTTRLISLPYSRPQNVPLSIESSNVASLRGAAVDMHPLRNLVRPGELIHLYFNQPIQQGSLLVRMTNEDARESLGVTATVNNGGYSATVNPGSTVEGKEYNLDVRAVSAEGGSLFNSQGFFFAGEPRGPQNPTAIVEARYHETSLALPASGQLNFGERVYVYFAHPIANKIANGYRVQVFFNIDLNNSGKLGDAQGEKGNLMGFDLIDDEPTLPLHTTTPAETAVFPIIKSGYSSRFYFSYPGPDNPNLLGTEISVGFSKLGSRGAIGTYENIWGQPLTSDIAITGIGVHPAPPLP; via the coding sequence ATGATGAAGAAGCATCTGGTAATGGCCGTGGTTCCGTTCCTGGCGTTCGGTTGTGGAGACGACCTGGTTGACGCGGACGGAGACGGAATCGCGGACGGCGTGCGCGAACCGGACACTGTGACGGTGGTGACGCCAGCCAATCCCAAGGGCACGGTGTCCGGCCAGGTGCTGAGCACGGACCTGCGGCCGCTGACCGAGGTCACGGTGGAGATGACCATCGGCAGCTCGGCGGAGCCGGTGTCGACCGTCTCGGATGCGAAGGGCAACTTCACCTACAAGAACGTCCCGGCCGGTTCGCACGTGCTGCTGACGTTCTCCAAGGCGGGCTATGCCACGCTGCGCGCGACGGCGCAGGTTCCGTCGTCCGCGGGCAACGTCCCCATCAACAACGGCAACGCGAGCTTCGGCCCCATCACCCTGGCGCGGCTGGACGGCACGCTGAACTTCCTGGTGGTGACGCCGCAGGGCCGTCCCGCGGCGGGTGCTCGGGCGACGCTGGAGGCCACGCCGGCGGGTGCCATCTCCAACGGCGATGAGTCCTCGTCGATGGTGAGCTCCGTGGTGGTGGAGGCGACCGCGAACGAGCAGGGCCTGCTCACCTTCACGGGCATCCCGAGCGCTTCTGAGCTGGCGCGCCTGCGCAACGGCAACGGCGAGTACAGGCTGTGGGTGTCGCCCATCGACGCCAACGGTGACGGCGTCCCGGAGACCGGTGGCTACGTCAACACGTACTATGGGGCCGAGGTGGTGGCCAACAGCACCACGCGGCTCATCAGCCTGCCGTACTCGCGGCCGCAGAACGTGCCGCTGAGCATCGAGAGCAGCAACGTGGCCAGCCTCCGGGGCGCCGCTGTTGACATGCACCCGCTGCGTAACCTGGTCCGCCCGGGCGAGCTCATCCACCTGTACTTCAACCAGCCGATCCAGCAGGGCTCGTTGCTCGTGCGTATGACCAACGAGGATGCGCGGGAGTCGCTGGGCGTGACGGCGACCGTGAACAACGGTGGATACAGCGCGACCGTCAACCCCGGGAGCACCGTCGAGGGCAAGGAGTACAACCTGGATGTGCGCGCGGTGTCCGCCGAGGGTGGCTCGCTCTTCAACTCCCAGGGCTTCTTCTTCGCGGGTGAGCCGCGTGGGCCGCAGAATCCGACGGCTATCGTAGAGGCGCGGTACCACGAAACGTCACTGGCACTTCCGGCTTCGGGGCAGTTGAATTTCGGTGAAAGGGTTTACGTGTACTTCGCGCATCCGATTGCGAACAAAATCGCGAATGGGTACCGCGTTCAGGTCTTTTTCAATATTGACCTTAACAACAGTGGCAAGCTCGGCGATGCGCAGGGCGAAAAGGGCAACCTGATGGGATTCGACCTCATTGATGACGAGCCGACGCTCCCGCTGCATACCACCACGCCTGCCGAAACCGCTGTGTTCCCAATCATCAAGTCGGGATACAGCTCCCGGTTCTATTTCAGTTATCCTGGGCCGGACAACCCCAATCTGCTCGGGACTGAGATTTCGGTGGGCTTCTCTAAGCTGG
- a CDS encoding AAA domain-containing protein has protein sequence MSPEPRNRVLEKMLERLYAALASGPSLNSRPHNSRQRVDLATLSRLDGTAPHTLLAALLGEKAQARLVVKPPPPEARPRKGSAQARAARAQDDDATGTDADDLLDAAPTAAHALDENHVPSRDVASDAALPLAPPQGPSRHARPDNAPPPDEAPAPSRAEEEQQDLLRKLATIVEDARTFEQDTGAHVLHVGFPLLHLPPGAKDKRGFGTRRILAPIAFIPVRLTLKKGRVPSVELEGAEAGVDRVAPNTALLAWLEQQTGQRLGDLFADEAGEDPWRELNELVAAVCKAMELPAPAPFTPETLLAAIPRGDDAQPQAAILPSAVLGLYPLSNQSLVDDMRALMDGEPISGPLESFLRVDVSLGLPPGHGGGEPNLEGLKRTGEERLVTLADPCQARAVRLARSSRGLVIHGPPGTGKSQTIANAIGDHLARGERVLLVCDKRTALDVVKHRLDHLGLGHLCAVVHDAQRDQRDLYMGIREQLDTLPETRTDAAVAKELARIDTELQSLHDELTAADRALSERPDGGTAPSFHELVGQWFSVEAPAALTPAVSSLAHARLGDVTPHEREVREVLERGGKEGYPENPWREALGGELATYLATPLATYRERLSAIDSAARDADALVSPDVPVFGADPQAEGAARGAFAEKLAPLLESARPDVLARWGSATPDAVQAARIQLDGLATQRQVLAEGPLDAELALVHREQPQALSVLATAMAALGSYLDIARKWYAFFYFARKAGARRVLQQFGLTLSILAAERVTRFFTGVKARALLTEYHRTTLVPGDTATLTDDSLSQTLRTHAALFELLQELERTPLLASCRDAVRAALTADAEARAALLAGLRLSAARGDAVARLEARLTEAGLFSASWLDSRSRGLRSGERLASVTTALVSRLPTVEGLLRMRAVLTGMPPALESAVERLARQGAEAEAGWRAVLKATLAAEASARLKAAPALQHIDAERVRTTHSHYRVLEEKKRVLVRDALVHRWTQRQRERLLAGTGGRLNGQGAELRRRLMLRGERALRVRQVIATGQGIEGGDPLFDVRPVWMASPQTVAQIFPRRPIFDVVIFDESSQCRLEEALPVLTRAHRVVIAGDPKQLPPTRFFESAVVQNAEQEAESEQGLFEEQQSEVEDLLSAALNLDIDQCYLDVHYRSQNADLIAFSNDHFYDKRLQAIPAHPSHSVPHAPLRLLPVGGTYEKRTNLVEARAVGSLVKELLSRPQPPSIGIACFNLTQRDTINDVLDEMAASDASFAARLAEARVRRGSGSFEGLFVKNLENVQGDERDHLIISTTYGPDRHGRFYRRFGPLGSAGGGRRLNVLVTRAREQIHLVTSIPRESYQSAPPVEAGRQPNGGWLLFAYLRFAEALESAYAQDAQREPEDTVSEASRPAETAEVFVRPTDAGSAFAQALAGHLATQHRVSSEVHWGNDGFCVDVALRHPTRPGDVTVGVLCDGTRYPKAADRVEWDLFRTGVLEGQGWQLVRMWTPSFFRDPEGATTQVLQAAGDKLMREPSASPQAAMSARGVVH, from the coding sequence TTGTCGCCCGAGCCCCGCAACCGCGTCCTGGAAAAGATGCTTGAGCGGCTCTACGCCGCGCTCGCATCCGGCCCCAGCCTCAACAGCCGGCCGCACAACAGCCGCCAGCGCGTGGACCTCGCCACGCTGAGCCGGCTGGATGGCACCGCGCCCCACACCTTGCTGGCCGCCCTGCTCGGAGAGAAGGCCCAGGCCCGGCTCGTGGTGAAGCCGCCGCCTCCCGAGGCTCGCCCGCGCAAGGGCTCCGCCCAGGCCCGCGCCGCTCGCGCCCAGGACGACGATGCCACGGGGACGGATGCCGACGACCTGCTGGACGCGGCGCCCACGGCCGCGCACGCACTGGACGAAAACCACGTCCCTTCCCGCGACGTGGCTTCCGACGCCGCGCTTCCGCTGGCCCCCCCCCAAGGGCCTTCCCGCCACGCGCGTCCCGACAACGCGCCTCCGCCGGATGAGGCCCCCGCGCCTTCCCGCGCGGAGGAGGAACAGCAGGACCTGCTCCGCAAGCTGGCCACCATCGTCGAGGACGCCCGTACCTTCGAGCAGGACACCGGCGCGCACGTCCTTCACGTGGGCTTTCCCCTGCTCCACCTGCCACCCGGCGCCAAGGACAAGCGCGGCTTCGGCACCCGGCGAATCCTGGCCCCCATCGCCTTCATCCCCGTGCGGCTCACGCTCAAGAAGGGCCGCGTGCCGTCGGTGGAGCTGGAAGGCGCCGAGGCCGGCGTGGACCGCGTGGCCCCCAACACCGCGCTGCTCGCCTGGCTGGAGCAGCAGACAGGCCAGCGGCTGGGCGACCTCTTCGCGGATGAAGCGGGCGAGGACCCGTGGCGCGAGCTGAACGAGTTGGTGGCCGCCGTGTGCAAGGCCATGGAGCTGCCCGCGCCCGCCCCCTTCACGCCGGAAACCCTCCTGGCCGCCATTCCGCGTGGCGACGATGCCCAGCCCCAGGCCGCCATCCTCCCCAGCGCCGTGCTGGGGCTGTATCCCCTGTCCAATCAGAGCCTCGTGGACGACATGCGCGCGCTCATGGACGGAGAGCCCATCTCCGGCCCGCTGGAGAGCTTCCTCCGCGTGGATGTGTCTCTCGGCCTGCCCCCGGGACACGGCGGCGGCGAGCCCAACCTGGAGGGGCTCAAGCGCACAGGCGAGGAGCGGCTCGTCACACTCGCGGACCCGTGCCAGGCGCGCGCGGTGCGGCTGGCACGCAGCAGCCGGGGGCTCGTCATCCATGGACCTCCGGGCACGGGCAAGTCGCAGACCATCGCCAATGCCATTGGCGACCACCTGGCGCGCGGGGAGCGCGTGTTGCTTGTCTGCGACAAGCGCACCGCGCTGGACGTGGTGAAGCACCGCCTGGACCATCTCGGCCTGGGACACCTGTGCGCCGTCGTCCACGACGCCCAGCGTGACCAGCGCGACCTCTACATGGGCATCCGCGAGCAGCTCGACACGCTGCCGGAGACACGGACCGACGCGGCCGTGGCCAAGGAACTGGCGCGCATCGACACGGAGCTCCAGTCCCTCCATGACGAACTGACGGCCGCCGACCGCGCCCTCTCCGAGCGCCCCGACGGAGGCACCGCGCCCTCCTTCCACGAGCTGGTGGGCCAGTGGTTCTCCGTGGAAGCCCCCGCCGCGCTCACGCCCGCTGTGTCGAGCCTCGCCCACGCACGGCTGGGCGACGTGACGCCGCACGAGCGCGAGGTGCGCGAGGTGCTGGAGCGCGGCGGCAAGGAGGGCTATCCGGAGAACCCGTGGCGCGAGGCCCTGGGCGGGGAGCTCGCCACGTACCTGGCGACGCCGCTGGCCACCTACCGCGAGCGCCTGAGCGCTATCGACAGCGCGGCGCGGGACGCGGATGCGCTCGTGTCACCAGACGTGCCTGTCTTCGGCGCGGACCCTCAGGCGGAGGGCGCGGCGCGCGGCGCCTTCGCGGAGAAGCTGGCACCACTGCTGGAGTCGGCCCGTCCGGACGTCCTCGCGCGCTGGGGCTCGGCGACGCCGGACGCGGTCCAGGCCGCGCGGATACAGCTCGACGGGCTGGCGACACAACGACAGGTGCTCGCGGAAGGGCCGCTGGACGCGGAGCTGGCGCTGGTCCACCGCGAGCAGCCGCAGGCCTTGAGTGTGCTGGCCACCGCGATGGCCGCGCTGGGCTCGTACCTGGACATCGCGCGCAAGTGGTACGCGTTCTTCTACTTCGCGCGGAAGGCCGGGGCGCGCCGGGTGCTCCAGCAATTCGGTCTGACGCTGAGCATCCTCGCCGCGGAGCGCGTCACGCGGTTCTTCACGGGCGTGAAGGCCCGCGCGCTGCTCACCGAGTACCACCGCACCACGCTCGTCCCGGGCGACACCGCGACGCTTACCGACGACTCCTTGTCCCAGACGCTTCGCACCCACGCGGCGCTCTTCGAGCTGCTGCAGGAGTTGGAGCGCACGCCCTTGCTCGCGTCGTGCCGGGACGCGGTGCGGGCAGCCCTGACGGCGGACGCGGAGGCTCGCGCGGCGCTGCTGGCGGGCCTGCGGCTGTCCGCGGCCCGAGGCGACGCCGTCGCGCGGCTGGAGGCCCGGCTCACCGAAGCGGGGCTCTTCTCCGCGTCGTGGCTCGACTCGCGCTCGCGTGGGCTGCGCTCGGGCGAGCGTTTGGCATCCGTCACCACCGCCCTGGTGTCACGGCTCCCCACCGTGGAAGGTCTGTTGCGCATGCGCGCGGTGCTGACGGGCATGCCTCCGGCGCTGGAGTCCGCCGTGGAGCGGCTGGCACGCCAGGGCGCGGAGGCCGAGGCCGGCTGGCGCGCGGTGTTGAAGGCGACGCTGGCGGCGGAAGCCTCCGCGCGACTGAAGGCGGCGCCAGCGCTCCAGCACATCGACGCCGAGCGCGTGCGCACGACCCATTCGCACTACCGCGTGCTGGAGGAGAAGAAGCGGGTCCTCGTGCGCGACGCCCTGGTCCACCGCTGGACGCAGCGCCAGCGCGAGCGGCTGCTCGCGGGCACGGGCGGCCGGCTCAACGGGCAGGGCGCGGAGCTCCGCCGACGGCTGATGCTGCGAGGAGAGCGCGCCCTGCGCGTGCGTCAGGTCATCGCCACCGGGCAAGGCATCGAAGGGGGCGACCCGCTCTTCGACGTCCGCCCCGTGTGGATGGCCAGCCCGCAGACCGTGGCGCAAATCTTCCCCCGCCGCCCCATCTTCGACGTCGTCATCTTCGACGAGTCCTCGCAGTGCCGGCTGGAGGAGGCCCTGCCCGTCCTCACCCGCGCCCACCGCGTGGTCATCGCCGGTGACCCGAAGCAGTTGCCACCCACGCGCTTCTTCGAATCCGCCGTGGTGCAGAACGCTGAGCAGGAGGCCGAAAGCGAGCAGGGCCTCTTCGAGGAGCAGCAATCCGAGGTGGAGGACCTGCTGTCGGCGGCGCTCAACCTCGACATCGACCAGTGCTACCTGGACGTGCACTACCGCTCCCAGAACGCGGACCTCATCGCCTTCAGCAACGACCACTTCTACGACAAGCGGCTCCAGGCCATTCCCGCGCACCCGTCCCACAGCGTGCCCCACGCGCCATTGCGGCTGCTCCCCGTGGGCGGCACCTATGAGAAGCGCACCAACCTGGTGGAGGCTCGCGCCGTGGGCTCGCTGGTGAAGGAGTTGCTCTCACGGCCGCAGCCGCCGTCCATTGGCATCGCGTGCTTCAACCTCACCCAGCGCGACACCATCAACGACGTCCTCGACGAGATGGCCGCCAGCGACGCGTCCTTCGCGGCGCGGCTGGCCGAAGCGCGCGTGCGCAGGGGCTCGGGTTCATTCGAGGGGCTCTTCGTGAAGAATCTGGAGAACGTCCAGGGCGACGAGCGGGACCACCTCATCATCAGCACCACCTACGGCCCGGACCGGCACGGCCGCTTCTACCGGCGCTTCGGTCCGCTGGGCAGCGCGGGCGGAGGCCGGCGACTCAACGTGCTGGTGACGCGAGCGCGGGAGCAGATTCACCTCGTCACCTCGATTCCGCGCGAGTCCTACCAGTCCGCGCCCCCCGTTGAAGCGGGCCGGCAGCCCAACGGCGGCTGGCTCCTCTTCGCGTACCTGCGCTTCGCGGAGGCCTTGGAGTCGGCCTATGCCCAGGACGCCCAACGCGAGCCCGAGGACACCGTGTCCGAGGCGTCGCGGCCCGCCGAGACAGCAGAGGTGTTCGTGAGGCCCACGGACGCGGGCTCGGCCTTCGCGCAAGCCCTGGCAGGACATCTGGCCACGCAGCACCGCGTGTCCTCGGAGGTCCACTGGGGCAATGACGGCTTCTGCGTAGACGTCGCACTCCGGCACCCCACCCGCCCGGGCGATGTCACCGTCGGCGTGCTGTGTGACGGCACGCGCTACCCCAAGGCCGCGGACCGCGTGGAGTGGGACCTCTTCCGCACGGGCGTGTTGGAAGGCCAGGGCTGGCAGCTCGTGCGGATGTGGACGCCCTCCTTCTTCCGCGACCCCGAGGGTGCCACCACCCAGGTCCTCCAGGCCGCGGGCGACAAGCTGATGCGCGAGCCTTCCGCCTCGCCTCAGGCGGCCATGTCCGCGCGGGGCGTGGTGCACTGA
- a CDS encoding HIT family protein, with amino-acid sequence MPDVLDVNDPCLGCAIVRGETRPVGGVIARAPGLVLHGVAGPSPVPGWVVISSARHVRAWYDLEPDAASELGPFAARVMRAQREVLGAEHAYAFAIGDVLRHFHLHLVPRYSQTPQRLWGRAAFDAPASDHLPAQELEAAAQALAAALAG; translated from the coding sequence ATGCCGGATGTTTTGGATGTGAATGACCCATGTCTCGGCTGCGCCATCGTGCGCGGTGAAACACGACCCGTGGGAGGCGTCATCGCGCGCGCGCCGGGACTGGTGCTGCATGGCGTGGCGGGCCCCAGCCCCGTGCCCGGCTGGGTCGTCATCTCCAGCGCCCGGCACGTGCGCGCCTGGTATGACCTGGAACCGGACGCGGCGAGCGAGCTCGGCCCCTTCGCCGCCCGGGTCATGCGCGCCCAGCGCGAGGTGCTGGGCGCCGAACACGCCTACGCCTTCGCCATTGGCGATGTGCTGCGCCACTTCCACCTCCACCTCGTCCCTCGCTATTCGCAGACGCCGCAGCGGCTCTGGGGCCGGGCCGCCTTCGACGCTCCCGCCTCCGACCACCTCCCCGCGCAGGAACTGGAGGCCGCGGCGCAGGCGCTCGCCGCCGCGCTGGCGGGCTGA